Genomic DNA from Bryobacter aggregatus MPL3:
TCATGGTCTGCACCGTTTGCAGGGGCTCTGGCTGCAAGGAATCGAAGCCTTTCAATTCCTGATCGAGAACGCGGTAACGAGCGGCTTTTTCGCCCTTCAGCTTTGCTGCAATTTCTGCGTTGGTGAACTGCACCTGCGGCACTGCCTTGTGGAACATCATCCACTGGTCGGGAGTGCGATCTTCGGGCTTCATGGTGAGGATGCCTTGGATCTCTTCGGGAAAGCGTTCCAGGCGTTCCTTGTAAAACGCATCGCGAGCGGGTTGCAACAGGCTTTCCATCTCTGTGCGGATCTTCAGCGTCGCCTCTTCCCACTTTGCCCGCTGTGCTTTGTAGGCAGCTTGCTTTTCCGGAGGATCGAGAACGACACCTTCCTCGATTCTGGTGTTGACGAAGAAACTCTGCAGCCGGTAGTAATCCTTGTGCAGGATGGGGTCGAACTTGTGATCGTGGCAGCGCGCGCAAGCTACCGTCACTCCGAGAAAGGCATAGCCCACGGCATCGGTGATGTCGTTCAGTTGTTCCTGCCGGCGCAGGCGGATGTGCGCTGCATTGTACTCGTCGGGAAAGTGGCGGTTGAAGGACACGCCGATGAGCGCTTCCTGATTGCCGGGGTACAACTCGTCGCCCGCAATCTGCTCCTTGACGAAGCGGTTGTAAGGCTTGTCGGCATTGAAGCTTTGGATGACATAGTCACGATAGCGCCACACATCGGGGCGCGTATCATCGGCCTTGAATCCATCGGAATCGGCATAGCGCGCAATGTCCAGCCAGTGCCGGGCCCAGCGCTCTCCATAGCCGGGCGAGGCGAGCAGGCGGTCGATGACCTTTTCCCAGGCCTGTGATGACGAGTCGTCGAGAAAGCGCTGCACTTCTTCCGGGGTTGGGGGGACACCTGTGAGGTCCAGGGTGGCGCGGCGGAGCAGAGTGGCTTTGTCCGCAGCAGGATTCGGACTGAGGCCTTTTGCCTCCAGCTTTTCCAGTACGAAGGCATCGATTTCGTTCTTCGCCCAGCCCTGTGTTTTCACAATGGGCAGCGGTGCTTTTGCAAGCGGTTGGATTGCCCACCAGCGCTTTTGCATGACCGTGAATGTTCTCGTCTCTTCTGCCGCAGTGAGAAGCAGCAATCCACTGAAAACAATCCAGATCAGCAATTTCACGCCATTATCTTAATGCAATTTGCATCCGGCGGATACGGTGTGCCTCGCTGTC
This window encodes:
- a CDS encoding DUF1549 and DUF1553 domain-containing protein, which codes for MKLLIWIVFSGLLLLTAAEETRTFTVMQKRWWAIQPLAKAPLPIVKTQGWAKNEIDAFVLEKLEAKGLSPNPAADKATLLRRATLDLTGVPPTPEEVQRFLDDSSSQAWEKVIDRLLASPGYGERWARHWLDIARYADSDGFKADDTRPDVWRYRDYVIQSFNADKPYNRFVKEQIAGDELYPGNQEALIGVSFNRHFPDEYNAAHIRLRRQEQLNDITDAVGYAFLGVTVACARCHDHKFDPILHKDYYRLQSFFVNTRIEEGVVLDPPEKQAAYKAQRAKWEEATLKIRTEMESLLQPARDAFYKERLERFPEEIQGILTMKPEDRTPDQWMMFHKAVPQVQFTNAEIAAKLKGEKAARYRVLDQELKGFDSLQPEPLQTVQTMIDGSNTAPKTYVLRGGAWDGQMEEVQPGFLSIIDPGNAKVQPTANSTGRRSALANWLASADNPLSTRVMVNRVWHYHFGRGIVGTPSDFGVMGERPSHKELLDWLTSRFTQDDNWSIKKLHKRILVSATYQQSSTSRVDAAKIDPDNKLLWKYSRRRLEGESIRDSMLSVSGLLNARMGGPGIFPPLPDGAMPKGYKLWNSAADDEASNRRSVYIFVRRNLRYPMFQSFDMPDTHESCARRQTTVTPDQALELMNGKLIQQWAKSLASRVENDRGIDTRGKAERAIRIVYSRTPKPEELDQAASFLAKQEKIAGSPEAALEDLCHTLLSSNEFLYIN